The proteins below are encoded in one region of Acidobacteriota bacterium:
- a CDS encoding SDR family oxidoreductase produces MDLGLKGRSVIVAGSSEGMGRSAAEAFAAEGARVAICARTEKKVHAAADEIRAQHKGEGEVFAMALDVTDAAAVKKFVTAVADKFGGVDVCVANAAGPPARNFFTATDDEWRKAFEMNFMSNVHFARETIPWMQKKRWGRIVTITSVSVKQPIPDLILSNAVRAAVVGLVKSLANEFGKDGITVNNVAPGYTATERLKQLAATRALAAGVKPEDFYEKWAADTPLKRVAQPEEVADAIVWLASERASYITGQTLLVDGGSYKGV; encoded by the coding sequence ATGGACCTGGGACTGAAGGGCCGCAGCGTGATCGTGGCGGGATCGAGCGAGGGCATGGGACGGTCCGCAGCCGAAGCCTTTGCCGCGGAGGGGGCGCGGGTAGCCATCTGCGCGCGCACGGAAAAGAAGGTCCACGCCGCGGCGGACGAGATCCGGGCGCAGCACAAGGGCGAGGGCGAGGTTTTTGCCATGGCGCTCGATGTGACCGATGCCGCAGCGGTGAAGAAGTTCGTGACGGCGGTCGCGGATAAATTCGGCGGAGTGGATGTCTGCGTGGCCAACGCGGCGGGGCCACCGGCGCGCAACTTCTTTACCGCGACGGATGACGAATGGCGCAAGGCGTTCGAGATGAACTTCATGAGCAACGTCCACTTCGCGCGCGAGACCATCCCATGGATGCAGAAGAAGCGCTGGGGACGGATCGTCACCATCACGTCGGTCTCGGTGAAGCAGCCCATCCCTGACCTGATCCTCTCGAACGCTGTCCGCGCCGCGGTGGTCGGCTTGGTGAAGAGCCTGGCGAACGAGTTTGGCAAAGACGGCATCACGGTGAACAACGTTGCTCCGGGATACACCGCGACGGAACGGCTGAAGCAGCTCGCGGCCACGCGCGCGCTCGCGGCCGGAGTGAAGCCGGAAGACTTCTACGAGAAGTGGGCGGCGGATACTCCGCTGAAGCGCGTGGCGCAGCCGGAAGAGGTGGCCGACGCCATCGTTTGGCTGGCGAGTGAACGGGCGTCATACATCACGGGGCAAACGCTGCTGGTGGATGGCGGGAGTTATAAAGGGGTGTGA